The following proteins are co-located in the Flectobacillus major DSM 103 genome:
- the murC gene encoding UDP-N-acetylmuramate--L-alanine ligase: MNLKELKYVYFLGIGGIGMSAIARWFIANGYELAGYDKTATPLTAALEQEGISVHFEDNVALIPHQFLENISQTLVVYTPAIPKNHTEFNYLVGKGFTLMKRSQVLGLLTQNMFTIAVAGTHGKTTTSSMVAHLLKNAGKNVTAFLGGITQNYGTNFLINEQPENPICVVEADEFDRSFLTLYPDLTIVTSTDADHLDIYGDHNHVLESFRMFVGQIKENGKLYQKLGLELEGFTTNKSATFSLNQGDYYCKNLRIENAEMIFDICYPQGIIQDCSLLTPGFHNVENALAASAVALAVGLTPEEVKDGVCSFKGVKRRFEYHIRSQQVVYIDDYAHHPAEIEAFLKSVKALYPTRKLTAIFQPHLFSRTRDFQEGFAQSLELADDLILLDIYPARELPIEGVASDIIFDKVNLDNKTLCTKEQVLEELKKRQVDLVVTIGAGDIDTLIAPIKELLTTH, translated from the coding sequence GTGAATCTGAAAGAATTAAAATATGTATATTTTTTGGGAATAGGTGGTATAGGTATGTCTGCTATAGCTCGTTGGTTTATTGCCAATGGTTATGAATTGGCAGGGTATGACAAAACTGCTACCCCTTTAACAGCCGCATTGGAGCAAGAAGGCATATCGGTACATTTTGAAGATAATGTTGCGTTGATTCCACATCAATTTTTAGAAAATATTTCCCAAACATTGGTGGTATATACACCCGCTATTCCCAAAAACCATACAGAATTTAATTATTTGGTCGGAAAAGGGTTTACACTCATGAAGCGTTCACAAGTTTTGGGCCTTTTAACCCAAAATATGTTTACCATTGCGGTAGCCGGAACACATGGTAAAACCACTACGTCGTCGATGGTGGCTCATTTACTCAAAAATGCAGGTAAAAATGTTACAGCATTTTTAGGAGGTATTACCCAAAACTATGGAACCAACTTTCTGATTAATGAACAACCCGAAAATCCCATTTGTGTAGTAGAAGCAGATGAGTTTGACAGGTCTTTTCTTACCTTATATCCAGACTTGACCATTGTGACCTCAACCGATGCCGACCATTTGGATATTTATGGCGACCACAACCATGTGTTAGAGTCATTTAGAATGTTTGTGGGGCAAATAAAAGAAAATGGTAAATTATACCAAAAGTTGGGGCTTGAATTAGAAGGATTTACGACCAATAAATCAGCAACTTTTTCGTTGAATCAAGGTGATTATTATTGCAAAAACTTACGTATTGAAAATGCAGAAATGATTTTTGATATTTGTTATCCACAAGGCATAATTCAAGATTGTTCATTGCTTACGCCAGGTTTTCATAATGTTGAAAATGCCTTGGCCGCTTCGGCAGTAGCTTTGGCCGTGGGGTTAACCCCCGAAGAGGTCAAAGATGGGGTTTGTAGCTTTAAAGGAGTAAAACGTCGTTTTGAATATCATATTCGTAGTCAACAAGTTGTATATATAGATGACTATGCTCATCATCCAGCCGAAATAGAGGCATTTCTCAAATCGGTAAAAGCATTGTATCCAACACGCAAATTAACTGCCATATTTCAGCCACATTTGTTTTCACGGACACGCGATTTTCAAGAAGGCTTTGCCCAAAGTTTGGAATTAGCCGATGACCTAATTTTATTGGATATTTACCCTGCTCGTGAATTACCAATCGAAGGCGTAGCCTCCGATATTATCTTCGACAAGGTAAACTTAGATAATAAAACCTTGTGTACCAAAGAGCAAGTATTAGAAGAGTTAAAGAAACGCCAAGTCGATTTAGTGGTTACTATTGGTGCTGGCGATATCGACACTTTAATAGCCCCTATTAAAGAATTATTAACCACTCACTAA
- a CDS encoding cell division protein FtsQ/DivIB, which produces MPLKVNIKRLIGLILSVVLVITAIWVANTIHSKQKCKKVNVVIEGEGNHRLLKPYEISSVVVGAPSESPEGKPFNRINFKKIEQKVLKNPLVKSCQVHRDLSGDMTISVQEHTPIARVINAKTSNHLQNDNYVAEDGTFIGVSPHYTARVLLLSGGYLDNKTSLQDSKSKSIIDLVKFIRADDFWRAQIAQIIIEKDGGITLLPEIGSHLIEFGLAIDLEVKFKKIKILYQEILPVKGWETYKKISVKYRNQIVCE; this is translated from the coding sequence TTGCCACTAAAAGTAAATATCAAACGATTAATAGGTCTGATACTATCAGTTGTATTAGTGATTACGGCTATTTGGGTTGCCAATACAATTCATAGCAAGCAAAAATGTAAAAAGGTTAATGTAGTAATAGAAGGGGAAGGAAATCATCGCTTGCTAAAGCCTTACGAAATTAGTTCGGTGGTTGTTGGGGCACCTAGTGAAAGCCCCGAAGGCAAACCTTTTAATCGAATTAACTTTAAGAAAATAGAACAAAAAGTACTTAAAAATCCGCTTGTTAAGTCATGTCAAGTACATCGTGATTTAAGTGGAGATATGACAATATCAGTTCAAGAACATACGCCTATTGCCAGAGTTATCAATGCCAAAACGTCCAATCACCTACAAAATGATAATTATGTAGCAGAAGATGGAACGTTTATTGGTGTTTCACCACATTATACCGCTAGGGTTTTGTTGCTTTCGGGGGGCTATCTCGACAACAAGACATCTCTGCAAGATAGTAAAAGTAAATCGATTATAGACTTGGTGAAGTTTATTCGAGCCGACGATTTTTGGCGTGCTCAAATTGCCCAAATTATTATTGAAAAAGATGGTGGAATTACATTATTACCCGAAATAGGTAGCCATCTGATAGAGTTTGGTTTGGCAATAGACCTTGAAGTGAAATTTAAGAAAATAAAAATATTATATCAAGAGATTCTTCCAGTAAAAGGCTGGGAAACGTATAAAAAAATTAGTGTAAAATACAGGAATCAGATTGTTTGTGAATAG
- the ftsA gene encoding cell division protein FtsA — translation MSEIIVGLDIGSKQVSVVAGRLDNLGKLEILGLGKADTTGQVSKGVVLNVNKTIEAVRNAIEQVEVQANIDIRGVIASVAGPNIIGTKHKAMITRNTSGEEVTVTDVDQVASDAERTFISQGNSIVHTLPQEYVVDSSTGIQEPVGISGLKLQGDFLMITSPTLALDKTKRCIERAKDKMEIEGGLVFSPLAASLAVLSNQEKKSGVALVDIGSGTTEIVIFYKNIVRYISVLPFAGDIISADIEQGCNVSNEHAEVLKVKFGNALASQVPFEETISIPGINGRKPKVVSVKNLSIIIEERLKEIAALVVAEISRSGYGNRLSCGIVLTGGSVQMPNICELFERVTGRDVRIGYPNENLGKSLTEEIKNPVYATAVGLVWNGIRSVDDREDSYKELRKSAPKVSTISPIQPSTNGRPTKKEVEKDDREKEKKNGGWGILNGLKKIGTKLLGDDLGDSDKY, via the coding sequence ATGAGTGAGATTATTGTTGGATTGGACATAGGCAGCAAGCAGGTAAGCGTTGTAGCTGGTAGGCTCGACAACTTGGGAAAGTTGGAGATACTTGGTTTGGGTAAAGCCGATACCACGGGGCAGGTTTCTAAGGGGGTTGTCTTGAATGTGAATAAAACTATTGAGGCTGTCAGAAATGCTATTGAACAGGTAGAAGTACAGGCCAATATAGATATTCGTGGCGTAATAGCAAGTGTTGCAGGGCCCAATATTATTGGTACTAAACACAAGGCAATGATTACTCGTAACACCTCGGGCGAGGAGGTTACTGTAACTGATGTTGACCAAGTTGCGAGTGATGCCGAACGTACTTTTATTTCTCAAGGAAATTCTATTGTACATACGCTTCCTCAAGAATACGTGGTAGATTCAAGCACTGGTATTCAAGAACCTGTTGGTATTAGCGGCCTAAAACTGCAAGGTGATTTTCTTATGATAACATCACCTACTTTGGCATTGGACAAAACCAAGCGTTGTATCGAACGTGCCAAAGATAAAATGGAGATTGAAGGCGGATTAGTATTCTCGCCTTTGGCTGCTTCATTGGCAGTTTTATCAAACCAAGAAAAAAAGAGTGGCGTTGCCCTTGTCGACATTGGTAGTGGAACAACCGAAATTGTTATTTTTTACAAAAATATTGTTCGCTATATTTCGGTACTTCCTTTTGCTGGCGATATTATTTCGGCCGATATTGAGCAAGGTTGTAATGTGTCAAACGAACACGCCGAAGTCCTAAAAGTTAAGTTTGGTAATGCTCTTGCTTCTCAAGTACCATTTGAGGAAACTATTTCTATTCCTGGTATCAATGGCCGTAAACCGAAAGTTGTATCAGTCAAAAACTTGTCGATTATTATCGAAGAGCGCTTGAAAGAAATAGCTGCATTGGTTGTCGCCGAAATTAGCCGTTCGGGCTATGGCAATCGTTTATCTTGTGGTATTGTACTTACAGGTGGAAGTGTCCAAATGCCTAACATTTGTGAGCTGTTTGAACGTGTAACAGGTCGTGATGTAAGAATTGGATATCCAAACGAAAACCTCGGAAAAAGCCTTACCGAAGAAATCAAAAATCCTGTTTATGCTACCGCAGTAGGATTGGTTTGGAATGGTATTCGCTCTGTAGATGACCGTGAAGATAGCTATAAAGAGCTTCGCAAGTCTGCTCCTAAGGTATCTACAATCAGCCCAATACAACCTTCTACTAATGGACGACCTACAAAAAAAGAGGTTGAAAAAGATGATAGGGAAAAAGAAAAGAAAAATGGCGGTTGGGGTATTTTGAACGGATTGAAAAAAATAGGAACCAAATTACTTGGCGACGACCTCGGCGATTCTGATAAGTACTAA
- a CDS encoding sodium:solute symporter family protein has product MLIGFITIYLSINLLIGWWASKKISSTEDFVLAGRGLSFGLSSMVTFATWFGSETMMGAPTEFINHGILGVIEEPFGAALCLILVGVFYARIFYRLNILTFCDYFKIRFGGAAEYVSAILMVPSYFGWIAAQLIAMGTVLEVILGWPLATGIWVSAALVMTYTLMGGMWSVSITDFFHNILLIIGLVILVVILVNKTGGLQPVLAQTPTGFFRPIPHEFTWLSSAEYFTAWITVGLGSIPQQDIFQRVMASKDEDTAVKSSITAGVLYISVAFLPLLIALIAKYLHPELMAKDQRMIIPNMVIEHTSTFMQILFFGALISAVLSTTSGAILAPASVIGENLVKPHFPRITDQQLLLTIRVSVVLVTFSSIWMATARQNIFELVGESSAFSLVSLFVPLTVGLYWKKANALGCIASMTLGFGTWFVCNFVYETIIPASLVGLLVSFIAIFVGSYIPIYTKKI; this is encoded by the coding sequence ATGCTTATTGGTTTTATTACTATTTACCTGTCTATCAATCTTTTGATTGGCTGGTGGGCTTCCAAGAAAATTTCAAGTACTGAAGATTTTGTATTGGCAGGAAGAGGACTATCTTTTGGTTTGTCGTCGATGGTAACCTTTGCTACTTGGTTTGGCTCGGAAACAATGATGGGAGCTCCTACCGAATTTATCAATCATGGTATTCTGGGCGTAATAGAAGAACCTTTTGGTGCAGCCTTGTGCCTGATTCTGGTAGGGGTATTTTATGCACGAATTTTCTATAGGCTCAATATTCTTACCTTTTGTGATTATTTCAAAATTCGTTTTGGAGGAGCGGCCGAATACGTTTCGGCTATATTGATGGTTCCTTCTTATTTTGGCTGGATTGCAGCTCAGCTTATCGCCATGGGTACTGTGTTAGAAGTTATTTTGGGCTGGCCACTTGCTACGGGTATTTGGGTAAGTGCCGCTTTGGTAATGACCTATACACTTATGGGTGGTATGTGGTCGGTATCGATTACCGACTTTTTTCATAATATATTACTGATTATTGGGCTTGTTATTTTGGTGGTTATTCTTGTCAATAAAACAGGAGGGCTTCAGCCTGTTTTGGCACAAACACCTACAGGCTTTTTCAGACCTATTCCACACGAATTTACATGGCTCAGTTCGGCCGAGTACTTTACCGCATGGATTACTGTTGGACTGGGGTCTATTCCACAACAAGATATTTTTCAACGAGTAATGGCATCAAAAGACGAAGACACTGCTGTAAAATCATCGATTACGGCAGGGGTATTATATATTAGCGTCGCCTTTCTTCCATTATTAATTGCACTGATAGCCAAGTATCTACATCCAGAATTAATGGCTAAAGATCAACGCATGATTATTCCAAACATGGTGATTGAGCATACCAGTACCTTTATGCAAATTTTATTTTTTGGAGCTTTAATTTCAGCCGTTCTCAGTACTACCAGTGGTGCAATACTCGCCCCTGCATCGGTTATTGGCGAAAACCTTGTCAAGCCCCATTTTCCTCGTATTACCGACCAGCAGCTATTACTTACTATACGAGTATCGGTAGTACTAGTAACCTTCTCAAGTATCTGGATGGCCACTGCACGACAAAATATTTTCGAGCTAGTGGGCGAATCATCGGCCTTTAGTTTGGTTTCACTATTTGTACCTTTAACAGTAGGTTTGTACTGGAAAAAAGCAAATGCCTTGGGTTGTATCGCCTCTATGACATTGGGGTTTGGTACATGGTTTGTCTGCAATTTTGTTTACGAAACCATTATTCCAGCTTCGCTGGTAGGTTTATTGGTAAGTTTTATTGCTATTTTTGTCGGTTCGTACATTCCTATCTATACCAAAAAAATATAG
- a CDS encoding nucleoside-diphosphate kinase: MATNRTFTMLKPDAVADGNSGAIIKLIEEAGFKIIALKKTLLTPELAGKFYEVHAERPFYGELCQYMSSGPIVPMILEKENAVADFRKLIGATDPSKADEGTIRKLFAKSMSANAIHGSDSDENAAIEGAFFFSTVEQF, from the coding sequence ATGGCAACGAACAGAACATTCACAATGCTAAAGCCTGATGCAGTAGCAGATGGTAACTCAGGAGCAATTATCAAATTGATTGAAGAAGCAGGCTTTAAAATCATTGCCTTGAAAAAAACTTTGCTAACACCAGAACTTGCAGGAAAATTTTATGAGGTTCATGCAGAAAGACCTTTCTATGGCGAGTTGTGTCAGTATATGTCTTCTGGCCCTATTGTACCTATGATTTTGGAAAAAGAAAATGCTGTAGCTGATTTCCGTAAATTGATTGGTGCTACCGACCCTAGCAAAGCTGATGAAGGAACAATTCGTAAATTATTTGCAAAATCGATGAGTGCCAATGCTATTCATGGCTCAGATTCAGATGAAAATGCGGCTATTGAAGGAGCATTTTTCTTCTCGACTGTAGAACAGTTTTAG
- a CDS encoding DHH family phosphoesterase, with the protein MQNFEAFREIIATPQKIVITTHFKPDADALGSSLGLAGYLKKKGHQVQVITPSDYPKFLFWMQGHEDVLNYEDFKVQRKASQLIADADMIFCLDFSALSRIESMADVVRKSKATKVMIDHHINPENFATFVYHDAKAAATAQLIFQLIVLLGDKHLIDIPMGECLYAGIMTDTGSFRHPSTTPEVHRIAADIMEIGVNTNRVHRRIYDSTSLDRLKFLGYVLSEKMVVVPEYRIVYFVVTAEELKQFNSQTGDTEGIVNYGLQIDGIVMSVIIVDRPEAIKMSFRSVEEFAVNGLASKHFSGGGHKNAAGGKTTGLGVEATIQKLLNLLPEYKNELLSVPR; encoded by the coding sequence ATGCAAAATTTTGAAGCCTTTCGTGAGATAATCGCTACTCCGCAAAAAATTGTGATTACCACTCACTTCAAACCCGATGCAGATGCACTAGGCTCTTCTTTAGGTTTGGCTGGGTACCTCAAGAAAAAAGGACATCAAGTACAGGTAATAACTCCTTCTGATTATCCCAAGTTTCTATTCTGGATGCAAGGGCATGAAGATGTTCTTAATTATGAGGACTTCAAGGTTCAGAGAAAAGCTAGCCAACTTATCGCCGATGCCGATATGATTTTTTGTTTAGACTTTTCGGCATTATCACGTATCGAGTCGATGGCCGATGTGGTTAGAAAGTCGAAAGCTACAAAAGTGATGATAGACCACCATATCAATCCAGAAAACTTTGCTACTTTTGTTTACCACGATGCTAAAGCCGCAGCTACGGCTCAATTAATATTTCAATTAATTGTTTTGCTAGGCGATAAACACCTAATTGATATTCCAATGGGCGAATGCCTTTATGCTGGTATCATGACCGACACAGGTTCGTTTAGGCACCCAAGTACAACCCCCGAAGTACACCGAATTGCTGCTGATATTATGGAAATAGGCGTTAATACCAATCGAGTACACCGCCGTATTTATGATAGTACTAGTTTGGATAGGCTCAAGTTTTTGGGATACGTTCTTTCCGAAAAAATGGTAGTTGTACCCGAATACCGAATCGTGTATTTTGTGGTAACGGCCGAAGAACTAAAACAGTTTAATTCGCAAACAGGCGATACCGAGGGGATAGTCAACTATGGGCTACAAATAGATGGAATTGTGATGTCAGTAATAATTGTTGACCGTCCTGAAGCCATCAAAATGTCGTTCCGTTCAGTTGAAGAATTTGCTGTTAATGGTTTGGCATCAAAACATTTTAGTGGTGGTGGCCATAAAAATGCAGCAGGAGGCAAAACTACAGGCTTGGGTGTAGAAGCTACGATTCAAAAATTATTGAATTTATTGCCCGAATATAAAAATGAGCTTTTGAGTGTACCTCGTTAA
- a CDS encoding FKBP-type peptidyl-prolyl cis-trans isomerase translates to MFKKLSVVMLAAGLVVACNKNRVEVIENVKIQIHSHDEKAKKLKDGDIITFTAKIYNSADSLLQESPASNPARAMVQPAGASGFKGSFEDGLRLLSLGDSATIFVPVDSLSKGAHQLPPFIKKGTDLKYSVKIVKVQSRAEFDKDMAATAQKEKVAAEERKAKLPELIADYISKSGKTFKTTASGLYYSISQEGTGANPKNGDVCKCLYVGKFLDGKIFDQSKQPVDMPIGQMIPGFNEALTLLKKGGKGTFVIPPQIGYGEQGQGPIPANSALVFEVEVVDFTKGN, encoded by the coding sequence ATGTTTAAAAAACTCAGTGTAGTTATGTTGGCTGCCGGTTTGGTAGTAGCTTGTAACAAAAACCGTGTAGAGGTAATCGAGAACGTGAAAATCCAGATTCATAGCCATGATGAAAAGGCTAAGAAATTAAAAGATGGCGATATTATTACTTTTACTGCAAAAATTTATAACAGTGCAGATTCGTTGTTGCAAGAGTCACCTGCCTCAAACCCAGCACGTGCCATGGTTCAGCCAGCAGGTGCATCGGGGTTTAAAGGTAGCTTTGAAGATGGGCTAAGATTACTTTCTTTAGGAGACAGTGCAACCATTTTCGTTCCAGTAGACTCTTTATCAAAAGGAGCACATCAATTACCTCCATTTATCAAAAAAGGAACAGATTTAAAATACTCTGTTAAAATCGTAAAAGTACAATCTCGTGCCGAATTTGATAAAGATATGGCCGCTACTGCACAAAAAGAAAAAGTAGCAGCCGAAGAGCGTAAAGCAAAGCTTCCTGAATTGATTGCAGATTATATTAGTAAGTCTGGTAAAACATTCAAAACAACCGCTTCGGGCTTGTACTATTCTATTTCACAAGAAGGAACAGGGGCAAATCCTAAAAATGGCGATGTTTGTAAGTGTTTATATGTAGGAAAATTCTTAGACGGAAAAATCTTTGACCAAAGCAAACAACCTGTCGATATGCCAATCGGTCAGATGATTCCTGGCTTCAATGAAGCGCTAACACTATTGAAAAAAGGTGGAAAAGGTACTTTTGTGATTCCTCCTCAAATTGGTTATGGCGAGCAAGGTCAAGGCCCTATCCCAGCCAACTCAGCTTTAGTGTTTGAAGTGGAAGTAGTAGATTTCACTAAAGGAAACTAG
- a CDS encoding FKBP-type peptidyl-prolyl cis-trans isomerase: MMKKFKSLNVLSVLGMIVILSSCLSKIALEDDKILQQNEVQIQEYIKAKNLSVTKASNGIYYAVTKVDTNGRKMIAGDTVRVHYVISRLDGVKIDSSSISTNKPFKFIYGLSTSIFTKLLPLLHETEQGTFIIPSNLALGSQTFPNLPANSPIRCDISWFRTYSEEADIDRYVRSNKLTVTEKYTNGLRYIRLKEVTGDYMTSGKIAKVKYTGKLLNGLVFDSNVAKTDSFSVTIGGTSGIITGFQRGVERMKVGEKAMLIFPSSIGYGTSGSGKIPGETPLVYEVEVLAVKDN; encoded by the coding sequence ATGATGAAGAAATTCAAAAGTCTGAATGTGCTAAGTGTACTTGGAATGATTGTAATACTTAGTTCTTGTCTTTCTAAAATTGCTTTGGAAGATGACAAAATACTCCAACAAAACGAAGTACAAATTCAAGAATACATTAAAGCCAAAAACTTGAGTGTAACTAAGGCTTCAAATGGTATTTATTATGCAGTAACCAAAGTAGATACCAATGGGCGAAAAATGATAGCAGGCGATACTGTTCGTGTACATTATGTGATTTCAAGATTAGATGGTGTAAAAATCGACAGTTCGAGTATAAGTACCAACAAGCCATTCAAATTTATTTATGGCCTAAGTACAAGTATTTTTACAAAACTATTACCATTGTTGCACGAAACTGAGCAAGGTACTTTTATTATACCTTCCAACTTGGCTTTAGGCTCACAGACTTTCCCAAACTTGCCTGCTAACTCACCAATTCGTTGTGATATTAGCTGGTTTAGAACTTACAGTGAAGAAGCTGATATTGACCGCTATGTTAGAAGTAACAAGCTTACAGTTACTGAAAAATATACCAATGGCCTTCGATATATCCGCTTGAAAGAAGTAACAGGCGACTATATGACATCGGGCAAAATTGCTAAAGTAAAATACACGGGCAAGTTATTGAACGGATTAGTCTTTGATTCTAATGTTGCCAAAACAGATTCGTTTAGTGTTACAATCGGTGGAACAAGTGGTATTATTACAGGTTTTCAAAGAGGTGTTGAACGAATGAAAGTAGGAGAAAAAGCAATGTTGATTTTTCCTTCTTCAATTGGTTATGGTACATCTGGTTCAGGGAAAATACCAGGCGAAACACCACTTGTATATGAAGTGGAAGTTTTGGCTGTAAAAGATAATTAA
- a CDS encoding FKBP-type peptidyl-prolyl cis-trans isomerase produces the protein MKKFFWFFALSFVVLLTSCLSNNDVDPAEAEKLKENEAAVKKYITDNSLTVKQDASGFYYNIDALNPTAKSPKVGDLVTMDFVIKKLTGEVVDSSRINQKIPYAYIFGVYNNLFNYPINLMKEGDKGIFLFPQLVSKGDPVKIEISLISSLGEDDNINKYIGTNYPTTNFFKSSTGLRYAITTENPSGTALLNGKTVTLKYTGRLLFDVRKTDTNNKLYYDSKFDEGTISFTLGASQVVPGFEEAVSKLKVGEKGIGIFPSTLGYSTSGSYNQATGNYVIPPYASLLFEMEVTAVK, from the coding sequence ATGAAAAAGTTTTTTTGGTTTTTTGCATTGAGTTTCGTTGTCCTTCTTACATCTTGCTTGTCGAATAATGATGTAGACCCTGCCGAAGCAGAAAAGTTAAAGGAGAATGAAGCAGCTGTCAAAAAGTACATCACCGACAACAGTTTAACGGTAAAACAAGATGCATCGGGTTTTTATTATAATATTGATGCCCTTAATCCTACCGCCAAGTCGCCTAAAGTTGGCGATTTAGTAACCATGGATTTTGTAATTAAAAAATTAACGGGTGAAGTTGTCGATAGCTCAAGAATCAACCAAAAAATTCCATACGCATATATTTTTGGGGTATATAATAATTTGTTTAACTACCCTATTAATCTAATGAAAGAAGGCGACAAGGGTATCTTCTTGTTTCCTCAATTAGTATCGAAAGGCGACCCTGTTAAAATTGAAATTTCTTTGATTTCATCATTGGGCGAAGATGACAATATCAATAAATATATTGGTACAAATTATCCAACAACCAATTTTTTCAAATCAAGCACAGGGCTTCGTTATGCTATTACAACCGAAAACCCATCGGGAACGGCTTTACTCAATGGCAAAACAGTAACACTCAAATACACAGGTCGTTTGTTGTTTGATGTAAGAAAAACAGATACTAATAACAAACTTTACTACGATTCTAAGTTTGATGAAGGAACAATCTCATTCACTTTAGGTGCAAGTCAAGTTGTACCGGGCTTTGAAGAGGCTGTTTCAAAACTAAAAGTCGGCGAAAAAGGTATCGGAATATTCCCATCCACTTTGGGGTATTCTACTTCTGGTAGTTATAACCAAGCTACCGGAAATTATGTAATTCCTCCTTATGCTTCATTATTATTTGAAATGGAAGTTACAGCCGTAAAATAA
- a CDS encoding non-canonical purine NTP diphosphatase: MKKLCFATNNAHKLKEIQAMLGDQFELISLEQTGCKEELPETGDTLEANSDEKASYLYDHYGVDCFADDTGLEVEALNGEPGVYSARYAGEHRNSADNMQLLLTKLKNQENRSAQFRTVITLILGAEKYQFEGIVKGTIIDDQRGGEGFGYDPIFVPEGHNRTFAEMSLAEKGEMSHRARAFKKLIDFLQTIR; this comes from the coding sequence ATGAAAAAACTATGTTTTGCTACCAACAATGCTCATAAGCTCAAAGAAATTCAGGCTATGCTAGGCGATCAGTTTGAACTGATTTCTCTTGAACAAACAGGTTGTAAAGAAGAACTTCCCGAAACTGGCGATACCCTAGAAGCTAATTCGGATGAAAAGGCCAGCTATCTTTATGATCATTATGGTGTAGATTGCTTTGCTGATGACACAGGGTTAGAAGTAGAAGCTCTTAATGGAGAACCCGGTGTGTATTCGGCAAGGTATGCTGGCGAACATCGTAACAGTGCCGATAATATGCAATTATTGCTTACCAAACTCAAAAACCAAGAAAACCGTTCTGCCCAGTTTCGTACAGTTATTACACTTATACTAGGTGCAGAAAAATATCAATTTGAGGGTATTGTAAAAGGGACAATTATAGACGACCAGCGAGGAGGCGAAGGCTTTGGCTACGACCCTATTTTTGTGCCAGAAGGCCATAATCGTACGTTTGCCGAGATGTCCTTGGCCGAAAAAGGCGAAATGTCGCACCGTGCAAGGGCTTTCAAAAAATTGATTGATTTTTTACAAACCATTCGTTAG